The genomic stretch TTGATATTTCGGGCGGCAGGGTGCTGTATCGCAACCAGATCCGTGACCTGTCGGTGGCGGTCGCGGGCGGACAGGTGGCGGCGATCGATGCTGGCACGGGCCTCGGCCTAGCCGCACTCGATGCCGGCGACCTGCTGGTGCTGCCGGGCATCATCGACATTCACGGCGACGCCTTCGAGCGCCAGATGATGCCGCGGCCCGGGGTCGATTTTCCGATCGACGTGGCGCTGGCCGACAGCGACCGCCAGGCGATCGGCAACGGCATCACCACGGTCTTTCACGCCACCACCTGGTCATGGGAGCCCGGCCTGCGCAGCGGCGCCAATGCCGAGCGGCTGCTGAGCGCAATCGAGACCATGCGGCCGCACCTGGCCGCCGATACCCGCTTCCATCTGCGCCACGAGACCTACAATCTCAAAGCCGAAGCCACCATCAAGCAATGGATCGCCGCCGGGCGGATCGACCTGCTGGCGTTCAACGATCACACCGATCTGGCCAGCATGGAAAAGCCGGCCAAGCGCGCCCGCATGGTCGAGCGCAGCGGCGTCAGCCATGACGAATTCGACCGCATCGTTGCCGAGGTGTCGGCGCGTCACCATGAGGTGCCGGGCTCGGTGGCGCGGCTGGCCGAGGCGGCACGCGCCGCGCGGCTGACGATGCTGTCGCATGACGACGACACGCCGGAATTGCGCCAGGCGTTCCGCGCGCAGGGCGTCACCATCGCGGAATTTCCGGTCAATGAGGAGACCGCGCGCGAAGCCGCGCAAGGCGGCGACTTCATTGTGTTCGGCGCGCCCAATGTGGTGCGCGGCGGCAGCCATACCGGATGGACCAAGGCCAGCGACATGATCGCCAAGGGGCTGTGTTCGGTGCTGGCCTCCGACTATTACTATCCGGCGCCGCTGCTGGCGGCGTTCCGGCTGGCGGCCGATGGCGTGCTGGCGCTGCCGCAGGCCTGGGCGCTGGTGTCCGCCGGCCCGGCCGCGGCGACGGGCCTGACCGATCGCGGCGAAATTGCCGTGGGGCGACGCGCCGACATCGTGCTGGTCGACGACAGGGTCGCGCTGCGACCGCGCGTCATCGCGGTGATCAGCGGCGGAAGGCTGGTGCATTTGACCGACGCCGATCGGCTGGTCGGCACGCAAAGCGCGCGGCGCGCCGCATTGGCGAATGCGTGACGCAACGCTCAAGCGTTTTCGCGCGAAGTGGGGACCGCTTCGCGTTAAGACAACGCCTCAAAACAAGAAACGAGGATTCCGGTTCTGATTCTATCAGAACCGGAATTGCTCTAGTCTGGATCGATGTCGAAATATCCCCGTTACGCCATCTATTATGTGCCGGCCCAGGACGATGCGCTGTATCGCTTCGGCGCCGAGCTGCTCGGCTATGACGCCTTTGGCGGCGACAGCCTGCCGTTTCCCGACGGCGTGGTCGCACGCGTGCCCGATTGGCGCGAATTGACCCGGGAGCCGCGGGTCTACGGCTTCCACGCCACGTTGAAGCCGCCATTTTCGCTGCTGCCCGGCACCAGCGAAGCCGAATTGCGCGCGGCCTGCGCGACCTTCGCCGCCATGCCGCGTCCAATTCCGGCGATCGTGCCCGTGGTCGATGCGATCGACGGCTTCATGGCCGTGCTTCCGGCGGCGCCCTCGGATGCGCTCAAGACGCTGGCCCAGGCCTGCGTCGAAACCTTCGACGGTTTTCGTGCGCCGCTGAGCGCGCAGGACCGGGCACGACGCAAGCCGGAGGCTTTGACCGCAACCCAGCTCGATCATCTCGATCGCTGGGGATATCCTTATGTGATGGATGAATTCCGCTTCCACATGACGCTGACCGGCCGGTTGCCAGTGGAGCGCCGCGCCGCGCTGCTGGCACTGCTGCGGGAGCATTTTGCCGCGCTCGATCTGGCCGAACTGACGCTCGACCGCATCGGCCTGTTCCGTCAGGACAGCGCCACCACGCCGTTCCAGGTGATCGGCCACTTCGCGCTGCGCTGACGCGCGGCCAATTACCTGATCGCGAAGCGGATCGGGACGGTGAAGCTCACCGAGCCCTGCCGCATCTCCGCCGGGAATGACGGAAACGGCTGGGCCCGGCGCACCATCGCCAGCGTTTCGGCGTCGAGCGACGAATAGCCCGACGAGCCGACCAGCCTGGCGCCGAGCACCCGACCATTGCGACCGAGCGTGAAGCTCAATCGGACAGTGCCCTGCTGCCCCGCGGCCTTGGCGCCGGACGGATATTGCTTGTAGCGCTGCAGATGCGCGGCGACGCGCTGGTTAAAGGACGCCATCGCGGCAGCAGAGGCGCCCGCGGTCGGAGCCGAGGCCGCCCGTCCGCGCTGCTCGGCGCGCGGCGGCGCGCTGGTGCGCGGTGCCGGCGGTTGTCGCGACGGCGGTTTGACCTTCTGCTTCGGCCTTGGCTTTGGCATCTCGACCGGCTCGGCCTCGACCGGCTCGACCTTGGTGGGCTCCACTTTCGCGGGCTCGGTTTTGACGGGCTCGGGCGGGGGCGGCTGGACCTTCTGCTCCGGCGGCGCCTCGACCTCCGGTTTCTCCTGCACCGGCGTCGAGGGGATCTGTTCGGGCTCGACCGGCGGCGGCTTCACCGGCTCGGGCGGCGGCGCGGTGTCGTCGGCCTGCTGCATCTGCGGCCCCGGCGCGACGTCGAGCGGGGTCGGCGCTGGCGCCGACGATGAAGGCGCCAGATCGACCATGATCGCCGGAATCTCGACACCGGCTGCCTCTGGCTGCTGATACCAGGCCAGGCCAGAGGCGATCAGCCCGACATGAATCCCTACGATGGCCGCCGCGGAGGCCGTCCAGCGGATCAGCCCGGCATGATCGGGTCTGTCATGCAGCGTAAAGGCGTTCATTGCGGCGCGCTGCGTGCGTCGAGCCCGACCAGGGCGATCTTCAGATAGCCGGCGTCGCGTAGCAGGTTCATCACCTCCATCAGGTCGCCATAGCTCACCACCTTGTCGGCGCGCAGGAAGATCCGCTCGTCCTTGTTGCCCTTGGTGGCGGTCGCCAGCGTCTCACCGAGCGCGTCGCGCGTGGTGACGTCCTCCCCGACGGCGAGCGACAGATCCGGTTTCACCGTGACGAACACCGGCTGATCCGGCCGCTTTTGCGGCTGCGCGGCGCTGGCCGGCAGGTCGACGCCGATATCGACGGTGGCCAGCGGCGCCGCCACCATGAAGACGATCAGCAGCACCAGCATCACGTCGATGAACGGCGTGACGTTGATCTCATGGGCCTCGACCAGATCGTCGTCGCGGCCGGCCCCGCCGCCCAGCCTGATCGCCATCGCCCTACTCCGCCGCCCGCACGCGCCCGTGCTGCGGCCGGCTGCTTTCGCGGCTGACCAGCAGCAGCACCTGCGCAGAGGCGTCGCCCAGCAGCGCCCGATAGGCGCCGATCTGGCGCACCAGTACGTTGTAGATCACCACCGCCGGAATCGCCGCCACCAGACCCAAAGCGGTGGCGAGCAGCGCTTCGGCGATGCCGGGCGCCACCACCGCAAGATTCGTCGTATGCGCTTCCGAGATGCCGATGAAGGCGTTCATGATGCCCCACACCGTACCGAACAGGCCGACAAACGGCGCCACCGCGCCGATCGTCGCCAGAACGCCGGTGCCGCGCGCGATCCGCCGCGACATCGCAGCCTCCACCCGCTCCAGCCGCAACGCCACGCGCTGCTTGAAATCATCGTCAAGCTGCCAGGCGGACAGGGTGGCCTCGCGCGCCGCCGATTGCACCAATTGCGCCACCGCGTCGCGCGCCTCGCCGCTGTTATCGGCAACCTGCGCCAGCGTGGTGTCGGTTTCCAGCAGCGTCAGCCGCTGCCGTGCTTGCCTGGTGGCGCGGCGCAATTCGATCGATTTCGACAGCCACACCGTCCAGGTCGCCAGCGACGCCACCGCCAGCCCGACCATCACCGCGCGCACCACGATGTCGGCGCCGACGAACATCCCCCAGGGCGACAGGTTGTGCGGCAGCAGCGCGGCGTCGACCGCCGCCTGACTGGCGCCCGGCAGCGCGACGACACAGAGGGCGATCGCACCGCCGGTGAGGAAACGACAAAAGCGGCGATCGATACGGGGTGATTGCATGATTTACTCGTGAGCGCTGTTGCGCGGTTGACTAGACGGTTACCGGCTGACTGATCTTATCCGCCAGCGCGTTGAAGCGCGCGAGCTGATCGCCGCGCAAGGCATGGGCCTCGTCGCGGCCGACGAACACTTTGAACATGATGCCGCCATCGACGTTGAGAAACGCGATGAAGGCGGTGGCCTTGCCCATGAACGGCCGCTCGATGAACGCCACCGCGGCGCAACGCTCGTGCCGCAAATGACCATGCAGCCCCTTGGGCTGCATCAGGTTGAAATAGCCACGGCCGATTTCGCCGGGCGGGATCGCGCCGGTGAATTCGAAGATCGCGTCATCGGTGTGGACGATCAACGTCACCTCGCCCCATTGCGCGATGTCCTGCATCGCCGCCGCGAAGGAAGCGCCGGCGGCGAAGCGGGCCATGCCGGAAGGCAGCGCCTCGAGCACCGCGCGGGGCGAGACCTTGCGCTGCCGCGCCACGTCCTCAATCACCGCGTCGGCGTGATCGGCCATGTAGCTCTTCAGATCGGCAGACTCGGTACTCGGCATCGCGGGCTCCTCAGGGTTGGTGATCGCGCCGCTGCGCTCAGGCCGCGGCGCTGGATTTGCGTTCGGACTGGATCACCTCGAAGCCTTCGAATCGCGGATGCCCGAGATAGAGGCTGGGGCCGCGATCATTGCCGGCGCGGGCATGGGAGCGGCGAAACTGCTCGGACTGGGTCCAGGCTTCGAATGCGGCCTTGTCGACCCAGGTCGTGTGGGTCGAATACAGCGTGTGATCCTCGGCCACCGGACCCTTGAGCAGATGGAATTCGACAAAGCCCGGCACCTGATCGAGATAGGATTCCCGTGTCGCCCAGATCTTCTCGAATGCCGGCTCCGAGCCCGTCTTCACCTGAAACCGATTCATCGCGATGAACATCTGACTTCTCCCCCTGATCGACCTGCAAGATTGCCTGTTGAAACAACTAATCGCCTGAACCTCGATCGATCCGACGACGCGCGATCCGCGCCGGGGCATCGGCGCGGATCATCATCGGCAACATCGAGATTATATTCGTCGAAATTATGCTCCTCCAAAGTGAACCTTGACCCCGCCCTTGTAGACGATCCCCGGACCCGGACTGCTGAACAGAACGTCGTTCTGCGTGGTGCCGTCGGTCGACGAACCCGGGATCGCATAGGGCCGATAATACTGGTTGAGCAGATTATCGACCGAGAAATTCAGCGTAACGTCGCTGGTCGGCCGGTACGCTACCTGGAGGTTGACCAGGTCATACGACGTCGACGGCAGATAGCCGACCGGCAGATCGGTGTTGGCGGCGACCGACGACCATTGCGCCGAGATCGTCAGCTTGCGCTCGAGCAGCCGAAGCCCCGCCGTGGTGGTGATCTTGCGCGGCTGCACGCTGGCCAGCGCCACGCCGGTCACGGTGTTCTTGCCCTGCTGCAACTGGCCGGCGACGCCGAGGAACCAGGGACCGGCATCGTACATCGTCTCGGCCTCAAAACCCTCGATCCTGGCGTGCGGCGTGTTCTGATACTGGTAGTATTGGCTGAAGGCGCCGAACATCGTTGCCGTCGGCGTCGAGGCGACCAGATCGATATAGTCGTCGACGTCGTTGCGGAACACGTTGAACTTGGCGCGGAAACTGTCGCCCGCGGTGAACACGCTGTCATATTTCAGATTGATGCCGATTTCCTTGGTCTTGCCGACCTCCGGCCGCAGCGCGGCGTTGGGCAGGAAACAGAACAGGCCGGTGCTGCCGTCGGGGCAGGTGAAGAAGGCCGGGCCGCCGCCGGTGGCATGGGCGCCGGCGATCAAGGTCTCGGTGATCGACGGCGCACGATAGCCTTCGGCATAGCTGACATAGGGCGTGAACCCGGTGACCGGCGTCACGCCGACGGTGATCTTCGGCGACAGCCGGTCGCCGCTCGCCGTGGTCGTGCCCGAATCGAGTTCGTAATGGTCGTAACGCACCGCGCTGACCACTTCGAGCCAGCTGGCATAATTGTTCTTCAATTGCACGAAGCCGCCCGACACCGTGCGCTGGCCGCTCGGCGTGGTGATGTTGGAATTGCCGCGCTGGTCGCTGGTCCTGACATCGTCCTGGAACGCGTCGACCCCATAGGTCAGCGCGTTGCGCCAATCGCCGAAATTGAAGCGCGAGGTGTTGTTGACGTCGAAACCGATGGTGTCGATCACATAGCCGCGGGTGTCGCCGACGCAGCCGGAGATATTGTTGCCGGCGCTGCCGGGGCCGCACAGCGCCGCGCCGCTCGTGGAATAATGATAGGTCTTGGTCTGGTCGTTGTCGGTGCGGTTGCCGTAGACGCTGGCAT from Rhodopseudomonas sp. BAL398 encodes the following:
- the exbD gene encoding TonB system transport protein ExbD, with translation MAIRLGGGAGRDDDLVEAHEINVTPFIDVMLVLLIVFMVAAPLATVDIGVDLPASAAQPQKRPDQPVFVTVKPDLSLAVGEDVTTRDALGETLATATKGNKDERIFLRADKVVSYGDLMEVMNLLRDAGYLKIALVGLDARSAPQ
- a CDS encoding antibiotic biosynthesis monooxygenase family protein, encoding MFIAMNRFQVKTGSEPAFEKIWATRESYLDQVPGFVEFHLLKGPVAEDHTLYSTHTTWVDKAAFEAWTQSEQFRRSHARAGNDRGPSLYLGHPRFEGFEVIQSERKSSAAA
- the exbB gene encoding tonB-system energizer ExbB, translating into MQSPRIDRRFCRFLTGGAIALCVVALPGASQAAVDAALLPHNLSPWGMFVGADIVVRAVMVGLAVASLATWTVWLSKSIELRRATRQARQRLTLLETDTTLAQVADNSGEARDAVAQLVQSAAREATLSAWQLDDDFKQRVALRLERVEAAMSRRIARGTGVLATIGAVAPFVGLFGTVWGIMNAFIGISEAHTTNLAVVAPGIAEALLATALGLVAAIPAVVIYNVLVRQIGAYRALLGDASAQVLLLVSRESSRPQHGRVRAAE
- a CDS encoding energy transducer TonB, translated to MNAFTLHDRPDHAGLIRWTASAAAIVGIHVGLIASGLAWYQQPEAAGVEIPAIMVDLAPSSSAPAPTPLDVAPGPQMQQADDTAPPPEPVKPPPVEPEQIPSTPVQEKPEVEAPPEQKVQPPPPEPVKTEPAKVEPTKVEPVEAEPVEMPKPRPKQKVKPPSRQPPAPRTSAPPRAEQRGRAASAPTAGASAAAMASFNQRVAAHLQRYKQYPSGAKAAGQQGTVRLSFTLGRNGRVLGARLVGSSGYSSLDAETLAMVRRAQPFPSFPAEMRQGSVSFTVPIRFAIR
- a CDS encoding TonB-dependent hemoglobin/transferrin/lactoferrin family receptor, with product MLGLNARASALLLSVSILSLGLPVGPAHAQSFEQAYAQVGAPITQSLDVITVAVTKTEERAIDALAPVSVVTLEQIQGRQPNRLADIFQSVPGVSFQDRGDDPATAINIRGLQDYGRVAVVVDGARQNYQRSGHNANGSFFLDPELIGGVDVVRGPTANIYGSGAIGGVVSFRTKDIDDVLRPGERWGVDMTGSYGSNNDRGLGSVFGGVRVDPTFDVFGGAVYRTQGNYKDGDGTEIGNTGNDIAAGLLKLTVRPADGHEIKFGGLFQDYQYTVGQFNRGPVLTAAQRALNQGSSVYDSDAKNYTGTLSWKYYKPDDMLFNWNASVYGNRTDNDQTKTYHYSTSGAALCGPGSAGNNISGCVGDTRGYVIDTIGFDVNNTSRFNFGDWRNALTYGVDAFQDDVRTSDQRGNSNITTPSGQRTVSGGFVQLKNNYASWLEVVSAVRYDHYELDSGTTTASGDRLSPKITVGVTPVTGFTPYVSYAEGYRAPSITETLIAGAHATGGGPAFFTCPDGSTGLFCFLPNAALRPEVGKTKEIGINLKYDSVFTAGDSFRAKFNVFRNDVDDYIDLVASTPTATMFGAFSQYYQYQNTPHARIEGFEAETMYDAGPWFLGVAGQLQQGKNTVTGVALASVQPRKITTTAGLRLLERKLTISAQWSSVAANTDLPVGYLPSTSYDLVNLQVAYRPTSDVTLNFSVDNLLNQYYRPYAIPGSSTDGTTQNDVLFSSPGPGIVYKGGVKVHFGGA
- a CDS encoding DUF1045 domain-containing protein, with amino-acid sequence MSKYPRYAIYYVPAQDDALYRFGAELLGYDAFGGDSLPFPDGVVARVPDWRELTREPRVYGFHATLKPPFSLLPGTSEAELRAACATFAAMPRPIPAIVPVVDAIDGFMAVLPAAPSDALKTLAQACVETFDGFRAPLSAQDRARRKPEALTATQLDHLDRWGYPYVMDEFRFHMTLTGRLPVERRAALLALLREHFAALDLAELTLDRIGLFRQDSATTPFQVIGHFALR
- the hutX gene encoding heme utilization cystosolic carrier protein HutX, translating into MPSTESADLKSYMADHADAVIEDVARQRKVSPRAVLEALPSGMARFAAGASFAAAMQDIAQWGEVTLIVHTDDAIFEFTGAIPPGEIGRGYFNLMQPKGLHGHLRHERCAAVAFIERPFMGKATAFIAFLNVDGGIMFKVFVGRDEAHALRGDQLARFNALADKISQPVTV
- a CDS encoding alpha-D-ribose 1-methylphosphonate 5-triphosphate diphosphatase, which codes for MSGFDISGGRVLYRNQIRDLSVAVAGGQVAAIDAGTGLGLAALDAGDLLVLPGIIDIHGDAFERQMMPRPGVDFPIDVALADSDRQAIGNGITTVFHATTWSWEPGLRSGANAERLLSAIETMRPHLAADTRFHLRHETYNLKAEATIKQWIAAGRIDLLAFNDHTDLASMEKPAKRARMVERSGVSHDEFDRIVAEVSARHHEVPGSVARLAEAARAARLTMLSHDDDTPELRQAFRAQGVTIAEFPVNEETAREAAQGGDFIVFGAPNVVRGGSHTGWTKASDMIAKGLCSVLASDYYYPAPLLAAFRLAADGVLALPQAWALVSAGPAAATGLTDRGEIAVGRRADIVLVDDRVALRPRVIAVISGGRLVHLTDADRLVGTQSARRAALANA